A single window of Streptomyces xanthii DNA harbors:
- a CDS encoding MarR family winged helix-turn-helix transcriptional regulator produces MEDEVDRLVAAWRRERPDLDVEPLEVLSRVSRLARHLDRARRIAFSEHQLEPWEFDVLTSLRRAGSPYQLSPGQLLTQTLVTSGTMTNRIDRLAKKGLVERLPDPSDRRGVLVRLTEEGRDRADQALAGLLEQERAILVQLSGRERGELASLLRQLTAPFDNIPG; encoded by the coding sequence ATGGAGGACGAGGTCGACCGTCTGGTCGCAGCGTGGCGCCGGGAGCGCCCTGACCTCGACGTGGAGCCCCTGGAGGTGCTCAGTCGGGTCAGCAGACTGGCGCGCCATCTCGACCGCGCCCGTCGCATCGCGTTCTCCGAGCACCAGCTGGAGCCCTGGGAGTTCGACGTCCTGACGTCGCTGCGCCGCGCCGGCTCCCCGTACCAGCTCTCTCCGGGTCAGTTGCTGACCCAGACCCTGGTCACCTCGGGCACGATGACGAACCGTATCGACCGGCTCGCCAAGAAGGGCCTCGTCGAGCGTCTGCCCGATCCGAGCGACCGGCGCGGGGTCCTCGTCCGGCTGACGGAAGAGGGCCGCGACCGGGCGGACCAGGCCCTGGCGGGCCTCCTCGAGCAGGAGCGGGCCATCCTCGTCCAGCTCTCCGGCCGGGAGCGGGGCGAACTGGCGTCCCTGCTCCGCCAGCTGACCGCCCCCTTCGACAACATCCCCGGCTAG
- a CDS encoding trans-aconitate 2-methyltransferase, whose product MTKPQTPIWDPQQYLRHADHRGRPFMDLLARVPEPPRDPARIADLGCGPGNMTALLAERWPTAHITGYDNSPEMLEKARARATGRLDFAHADAARWAPAETYDLILSNATLQWVPGHVESFPRWVDALAPGGTFAFQVPGNFDAPSHVLMRELAGSARWKDRLGDVLRHGDAVHTPAAYLERLTGLGCAVDAWETTYLHLLEGADPVLDWVKGTGLRPVLTALADDPAARDAFVAEYAGLLRTAYPGSEHGTVFPFRRVFVVAVKA is encoded by the coding sequence ATGACGAAGCCGCAGACACCCATCTGGGACCCCCAGCAGTACCTCCGGCACGCCGACCACCGCGGCCGCCCGTTCATGGACCTGCTCGCCCGTGTCCCCGAGCCGCCGCGCGACCCCGCCCGCATCGCCGACCTCGGCTGCGGCCCCGGCAACATGACGGCGCTGCTCGCCGAACGCTGGCCCACCGCGCACATCACCGGCTACGACAACTCGCCCGAGATGCTGGAGAAGGCCCGTGCCCGTGCGACCGGCCGGCTCGACTTCGCGCACGCGGACGCCGCGCGCTGGGCGCCTGCGGAGACGTACGACCTGATCCTGTCGAACGCGACCCTGCAATGGGTCCCCGGACATGTCGAGTCCTTCCCGCGCTGGGTGGACGCGCTGGCGCCCGGCGGCACGTTCGCCTTCCAGGTGCCGGGCAACTTCGACGCGCCCAGCCACGTCCTGATGCGCGAGCTCGCCGGGTCCGCGCGCTGGAAGGACCGGCTCGGCGACGTCCTGCGGCACGGGGACGCCGTGCACACGCCGGCCGCGTACCTGGAGCGGCTCACCGGGCTCGGCTGCGCGGTCGACGCCTGGGAGACCACATACCTGCACCTCCTGGAGGGGGCCGACCCGGTGCTCGACTGGGTCAAGGGGACCGGGCTGCGGCCCGTGCTCACCGCTCTCGCGGACGATCCGGCGGCGCGGGACGCGTTCGTGGCGGAGTACGCGGGGCTGCTCCGTACGGCCTACCCGGGGTCGGAGCACGGCACGGTGTTCCCGTTCCGGCGGGTCTTCGTGGTGGCGGTGAAGGCGTGA
- a CDS encoding VOC family protein — protein sequence MIVGLDHVQLAAPAGSEELLRGFYGEVLGMTEIPKPPVLAARGGCWFSAGSVQVHLGIEEDFRPARKAHPGILVRGIEEFAERLAGGGVEVVRDAALPGYRRFYALDPVGNRLEFLEPIRLPG from the coding sequence GTGATCGTGGGGCTGGACCATGTGCAGCTCGCCGCGCCCGCGGGGAGCGAGGAGTTGTTGCGGGGGTTCTACGGGGAGGTCCTCGGGATGACCGAGATCCCCAAGCCGCCGGTGCTCGCCGCGCGGGGCGGGTGCTGGTTCTCGGCCGGGTCCGTGCAGGTGCATCTCGGGATCGAGGAGGATTTCAGGCCCGCGCGGAAGGCGCACCCGGGGATTCTGGTGCGGGGCATCGAGGAGTTCGCGGAGCGGCTTGCCGGGGGTGGGGTCGAGGTGGTCCGGGATGCGGCGCTTCCCGGGTACCGGCGGTTCTACGCCCTTGACCCTGTCGGGAACCGGCTGGAGTTCCTGGAGCCCATTCGTCTGCCGGGCTGA
- a CDS encoding TetR/AcrR family transcriptional regulator has protein sequence MATDSSTPSNASSDRPEKPRRARRTRMTGAERRQQLLEIGRTVFAAKGFEGTSVEEIAAKAGVSKPVVYEHFGGKEGLYAVVVDREMRQLLDMVTSSLTAGHPRELCEQAAFALLDYIEEYTDGFRILVRDSPIPQSTGSFASLISDIATQVEDILGREFKNRGFDPKLAPLYAQALVGMVALTGQWWLDARKPKKAEVAAHLVNLAWHGLDGLEPKPRLIGHRKS, from the coding sequence GTGGCGACCGACTCCAGCACCCCGAGCAATGCGAGCAGCGACCGGCCCGAGAAGCCGCGGCGGGCGCGCCGGACGCGGATGACGGGGGCCGAGCGGCGTCAGCAGCTCCTCGAGATCGGGCGGACGGTGTTCGCGGCCAAGGGGTTCGAGGGCACGTCGGTCGAGGAGATCGCGGCGAAGGCCGGGGTCTCCAAGCCGGTGGTGTACGAGCACTTCGGCGGCAAGGAGGGGCTGTACGCGGTGGTCGTGGACCGCGAGATGCGCCAGCTCCTCGACATGGTGACCAGCTCGCTGACGGCCGGCCACCCGCGCGAGCTGTGCGAGCAGGCGGCCTTCGCCCTCCTCGACTACATCGAGGAGTACACGGACGGTTTCCGCATCCTGGTCCGTGACTCCCCCATCCCGCAGTCCACGGGTTCGTTCGCGTCCCTGATCTCCGACATCGCCACGCAGGTCGAGGACATCCTGGGCCGGGAGTTCAAGAACCGCGGCTTCGACCCGAAGCTCGCGCCGCTGTACGCGCAGGCGCTGGTCGGGATGGTCGCGCTGACGGGTCAGTGGTGGCTGGACGCCCGCAAGCCGAAGAAGGCGGAGGTCGCCGCGCACCTGGTCAATCTGGCCTGGCACGGCCTGGACGGCCTGGAGCCGAAGCCGCGCCTGATAGGGCACCGGAAGAGCTGA
- a CDS encoding acyl-CoA desaturase, with product MATRSDVMEDAPRGPSGASSATPPSATLGGEQKRSLEQITLLLFIIVPFLAVLAAVPLAWGWGVSWLDLGLLVFFYYLGCHGITIGFHRYFTHGSFKAKRPLRIALAVAGSMAVEGPLVRWVADHRKHHKFSDAEGDPHSPWRYGDTVPALMKGLWWAHIGWMFDEEQTSQEKYAPDLIKDPAIRAVSRQFVLWTLVSLMLPALIGGLVTMSWWGAFTGFFWGSLVRVALLHHVTWSINSICHAVGKRPFKSRDRSGNVWWLAVLSCGESWHNLHHADPTSARHGVMRGQIDSSARLIRWFEQLGWASDVRWPSKDRIAARRKPQAADAA from the coding sequence ATGGCCACACGCTCCGATGTGATGGAAGACGCACCGCGGGGACCGTCCGGCGCGTCGTCCGCCACACCACCCTCGGCGACTCTCGGCGGCGAGCAGAAACGCTCGCTCGAACAGATCACACTGCTCCTGTTCATCATCGTGCCCTTCCTCGCCGTGCTCGCGGCCGTGCCGCTGGCCTGGGGCTGGGGCGTGAGCTGGCTCGACCTGGGCCTGCTCGTCTTCTTCTACTACCTCGGCTGCCACGGCATCACGATCGGCTTCCACCGCTACTTCACGCACGGCTCCTTCAAGGCGAAGCGCCCGCTGCGCATCGCGCTGGCCGTCGCGGGTTCGATGGCCGTGGAGGGCCCGCTGGTCCGCTGGGTCGCCGATCACCGCAAGCACCACAAGTTCTCCGACGCGGAAGGCGACCCGCATTCGCCGTGGCGTTACGGGGACACGGTCCCGGCGCTGATGAAGGGCCTGTGGTGGGCGCACATCGGCTGGATGTTCGACGAGGAGCAGACCTCGCAGGAGAAGTACGCGCCCGACCTGATCAAGGATCCGGCCATCCGGGCGGTCTCCCGGCAGTTCGTGCTGTGGACGCTGGTGTCGCTGATGCTGCCGGCGCTGATCGGCGGTCTGGTGACGATGTCGTGGTGGGGCGCGTTCACCGGGTTCTTCTGGGGGTCGCTGGTACGGGTGGCGCTGCTGCACCACGTGACCTGGTCGATCAACTCGATCTGCCACGCGGTCGGCAAGCGTCCGTTCAAGTCCCGCGACCGCTCGGGCAACGTGTGGTGGCTGGCCGTCCTGTCCTGCGGCGAGTCCTGGCACAACCTGCACCACGCGGACCCGACCTCGGCCCGGCACGGAGTGATGCGCGGGCAGATCGACTCCTCGGCGCGGCTGATCCGCTGGTTCGAGCAGCTGGGCTGGGCGAGCGACGTGCGCTGGCCGTCGAAGGACCGCATCGCCGCCCGCCGCAAGCCGCAGGCGGCCGACGCGGCGTGA